The genomic region cctGTTACTTATTTTCTTAAATTCAACAATGctctttttatataaaattttggCTATTAATAGGCTGGTGAACAACAACCATATAATTTGGATACATActaattaaaaagcaaaaaaacaaaacaaatgcacaacaCGCATCAGCCATGTTAATGTAAAactacactgccctccactaatattggcacccttggtaaatatgagcaaagaagggtgtgaaaatttgtctattgtttaatcttttgataaaaaaacattcacaaaaatactgtgctctcatggatatcaaacatttgcaaatgcaaaacaggtttatcctaaaatatctttgttaaatataggtgtgcaacaattattggcacccctatgaattcatatgagaaaaacatatttgaagtATGTTTTTTAGTCCAcctgggtgattaggaacaagaaattgttcaaccatgacttcttgtttcacaggggtataaatatgaggtaaaacataggccaaattcccttagacattcataacaatgggtaagaccaaggaatacagctgtgatgtgtggcaaaaggttgttgaaagtcacaaaatgtgaagtggttattagaaaatagcaaaagcattgaaaacgcctaTTTCcttcatcagggcaataattaagcaTTTCCAGTGAACTGGAAATGTCataaatcaacctggaagaggacatgtgtctatattgtctcaagaCAGTGAAGAGAATTGTTCGAGTGGCCaagaaatctccaaggatcacagctagttgcgtcttggggtcagaaagtctccaaaactacaatccaaagtcacctacatcaccacaaattgtttggaagggtttcaagaaaaagcctctactctcatccaaaaacaatctcaagagtcttcagtttgcagacactactggaacttcaaatgggatcttTTTtgatggtcagatgaaaccaaaataaagctttttggcagtaaacaccagaggtggttttggtaccCACAGAGCGGTAGCCATATGGATACGTACTTCATGTCCACGATTAAAAATGGTGAtagctctttaatgttttttgcctgtttttctgccagaggacctgtacattttgttaggatacatggcatcatggactctatcaaatatccacagacattaaatgaaaacctgactgcctctgccagaaagcttaaaatgggcaatggttggatcttccataagaacaatgatccaaaacatacatcaaaatcaacacagaaatggtttactgaccacaaaatcaaggtcctgccatggccatcccagtcccctgacctgaaacccatagaaaacctgtgaatTCAAGAGAATCAAAAGAGAATTCAAGAGaatccaagagaacccatgtcacacccctcttcatctccctccactggcttcctgtagctgcccgcatcaagttcaaggccttgatgctcacctacaagaccttgtcaggaacagcaccctcctacctcaagtctctcctgaaggcctacgttccctctcgcaatctgcgatcgattagcgaccgacgtttagcagttccaactcagcgtggcgcaaggtccctttccagaaccttcacactaactgttcctcagtggtggaatgcacttccaatctcaatccggaccacagaatctctcaccattttcaaaaaacagctaaagacccacctcttccatgaacacctaaccaactcataataaaaaattttaaaaaagcacttacacctctactctgcactttgcttcttctggaattcaattaatagatcttgtatggtagcacttcttgtattgttctctgcttgatatatcgctttgcttgtatctttctcatttgtaagtcgctttggataaaagcgtctgctaagtgaataaatgtaaatgaattgaactgaagaggagagttcaCCAGCATGGAAACTAGggttgcaattgtttgatatccatgagagcgagtacttctgtgattttttttttttttttttacaaaagatcaaaaggttaaacaataaagacaaattttcacagccttctttgctcatatttaccaatattagtggaggacactgtatgttCATGAGCCTAGTACACCTAAtataaaatctgcaaatatataaaattcataatagaaaaaattatttgtgCTTATAATGTAATGAACACTGGAATAGATCACctcaaggggaaaaaacagaatTTTTGGCATATCTTCATATGTATGGAACAAATGATTAACTAGTTATACATCAATCTTTTTAAAAGGGTTTTCATCTGCAGATTCCATGTTTGAGTACACATAGTAAAGAAACACTGCAATGATGATGAAAACCAACACACGAAGCCACCCTGGCACACCACCGGATTTGCTCCCCTCAGATTTGACTGTTCCTGGACTAGCATCCTGCAGGCTTGACTTGCTCATGTAGGCTGTTGATCTAGCTCTGGGTGTACTCTGGTAGGCTGTGTCAGTGTAGCTGATTGTACGCCTTGTGTTTCATAGAAAAATACATAAGCAATTAAATTACCATAAAGCATTTTGGAACCTAAAAAATTTCACATGAAACAATTCCTCTGTCCAACTGACCTCCACACATGAGGAGATGGTGAAGGAGGGTAAATGCTTTATGGTTGCAGTTTTGTGAGATGGGAACTACAGCTGGAATTGtatgttgtggtcagatgagaccaaaatcaaCTTTTTGGTCTGCACACCATCATGTTTGGCAACAAAAGCAGACTGCATACAAGAAAAAGCACCTGGTGCCCACTGTACTATATGGTTTCGTGCCATTTTATAGCTTAGGGGCTCTTGTGAATATTGATTCCATCATGAGTTCTGCTAAATATGGCTGCAACTTACAATTATTTTGCTATTCAATTCTATTGATTCTTTTTTGATTAATCAATCAGTTtgggttattttaaaaatacactaaaTACAAAGAAAAGGTTATTTAAAATGAGTTCCAGCATTTCAATCAACTAACACTACTACTGAACTAGGCATAATTAAATAACggtaattaaataatattactgCCAATTATAACACATTCTGTCACTGCATAAGAAACTAATGTATTAAcgtaacctttttttaaaatttattattatatataaacctctgccaggaggttcacACTTGGTCACAGATATAGCTTTCAACTAGATGATAAGCCAGACATACttccaaatcaacacagaagCTGCTCAAGAAACACAAAATCAGTGCTTTCAGTAATCACCTCATGCTCTAGTGAAAAAGTGTGGTTTGGATTGAAACCTATATGAATGTAAAGGAGTTTGAAATGTTCTGCTTGGGAaaggggataaaaaaaaaaaattacttattGCAGGTGTGGTTTTTTCCTTGAAGAGTGACATTTCTGGTGGGCATATAAACCAGTGTTAAAATGTGCAAATTAGAAGAGATAGTATTTGAGTTTTGACAAGACAACTTGTCAAAGAAATCTTACTCATTTGCAAGATCCATGTCATCAGCGTTCTCTGTGGTCCTCATTCTTCTTGTTCTACAAACATGTATTACTGTGTTATTATCTGTGCACTAGAATTAACGTTTACCAATAAAATGTTGCCTAGTTGCCTCTATTATTAGTTTAGcgtaattatatatgtataaagtaTACACACTGAACTTACACATCTCCAAAGTTTTCATGTTGCACCTGCAACTGACAATATGTTAGAGATTAGACGCATGTACAAATCACTAGAAGAGCTATGCAACTATACCCAAGATATTGCTACTCAAACTTACTGGTGGATGATATGTAACATACGTGATTTCTTCctctgtgaaaaacaaaaaaaggatcaACCATGTCAGAGCAAGTTCCCAAAATTGGAATATGATGTTtcaatactgtatgtttaataaCTATTAAGCTGTTACGTTCTTCTCTGTAGAATGTCTTGTCAGAAGACGGCTTTGGGTTTTTGGCCATGGCCTCTGCCAGCTTCTTCTCATAAAGCTTCCTGGTAGAGTCTAAACAGAGAACAATGTcagcatacatactgtacacgtTAGAAAACGTGTACAGTATGGGCAAGGAACAAGAAACGCTCACAGGTTCAATCTCATGGAATGCTTCAAGGTCAGTTGATAGGTTACCAAAACCTGTCATACGACAGAATCTGTGGGTTGAACCACAAGGGTATGCTGGAGTTAAATGGCCACCTGCGCATGCAAGGTGAGCTTATTAGCAAGGCATACAGTTTTCCCCTCCAATTCTATTCAGCATTCTGCATGGGCTCACAAGGAGATGTCACAAGTGGGAGATGTCATTATGACCTCTCTGAAGGGAGCAAGAAGCCCCATGAATCCAGCATAAGTTTATAAGCCCCCAGTAAGACGCCATCCACAGTGCTGTAATGCACTGAAATGGGTGCCACATAAACGTTTCTTTAGCATAAATGGGGACTTCCCTGCAGGCCAGTAGTCTAGGATCTGGGCAGTACACTGGATCCCGAAAATGTGGTCCACATCATTCACAGAACATTTCCACCTGAGAACATACAAGGCCAGTATACTAGTTCGTCTTGCTTTCAGGAATGTTTCCTGGACTGCTTGGTTGTAGTTCTCAACCTGCACTTTGCTCAGAGGCACCACACAGACAACCTAGCTGAGGGTGGCGAATCTTTCCACAAATATAGGACGACAAATCTATTCCCAGCGATAGGTTTTCAGACCATTAGTGAGAATGTCAACGGAAACTAAATTCTATGGCTACTTTGGAGCAATAAAATAGGATTCTGTGGCCTGATTGCTGGGCAAGTGTGTCTTGACCAAGCAGAATGTCCAGCTACGTCAGCAAGACCCACAGCCAATGAAAGGTCAATTTGGTATTGGTGAGGGCTTCATTCTGTGTCTTGGCAAACTTTTCCCAAATCTGGTTGCAGGTGTCATTCCCCTGGGGATATGTGCCCATGGATAGGCTCACCTAAAGAGCT from Ictalurus furcatus strain D&B chromosome 15, Billie_1.0, whole genome shotgun sequence harbors:
- the emd gene encoding emerin (Emery-Dreifuss muscular dystrophy) isoform X2, translated to MVTAMSSLSSKSSDELCKLLDEYGINHGPIVDSTRKLYEKKLAEAMAKNPKPSSDKTFYREEQEEITYVTYHPPVQHENFGDVTRRMRTTENADDMDLANENVTLQGKNHTCNKRTISYTDTAYQSTPRARSTAYMSKSSLQDASPGTVKSEGSKSGGVPGWLRVLVFIIIAVFLYYVYSNMESADENPFKKIDV
- the emd gene encoding emerin (Emery-Dreifuss muscular dystrophy) isoform X1 encodes the protein MVTAMSSLSSKSSDELCKLLDEYGINHGPIVDSTRKLYEKKLAEAMAKNPKPSSDKTFYREEQEEITYVTYHPPLQVQHENFGDVTRRMRTTENADDMDLANENVTLQGKNHTCNKRTISYTDTAYQSTPRARSTAYMSKSSLQDASPGTVKSEGSKSGGVPGWLRVLVFIIIAVFLYYVYSNMESADENPFKKIDV
- the emd gene encoding emerin (Emery-Dreifuss muscular dystrophy) isoform X5, encoding MVTAMSSLSSKSSDELCKLLDEYGINHGPIVDSTRKLYEKKLAEAMAKNPKPSSDKTFYREEQEEITYVTYHPPVQHENFGDVTRRMRTTENADDMDLANERTISYTDTAYQSTPRARSTAYMSKSSLQDASPGTVKSEGSKSGGVPGWLRVLVFIIIAVFLYYVYSNMESADENPFKKIDV
- the emd gene encoding emerin (Emery-Dreifuss muscular dystrophy) isoform X4, encoding MVTAMSSLSSKSSDELCKLLDEYGINHGPIVDSTRKLYEKKLAEAMAKNPKPSSDKTFYREEQEEITYVTYHPPLQVQHENFGDVTRRMRTTENADDMDLANERTISYTDTAYQSTPRARSTAYMSKSSLQDASPGTVKSEGSKSGGVPGWLRVLVFIIIAVFLYYVYSNMESADENPFKKIDV
- the emd gene encoding emerin (Emery-Dreifuss muscular dystrophy) isoform X3 — translated: MSSLSSKSSDELCKLLDEYGINHGPIVDSTRKLYEKKLAEAMAKNPKPSSDKTFYREEQEEITYVTYHPPLQVQHENFGDVTRRMRTTENADDMDLANENVTLQGKNHTCNKRTISYTDTAYQSTPRARSTAYMSKSSLQDASPGTVKSEGSKSGGVPGWLRVLVFIIIAVFLYYVYSNMESADENPFKKIDV